Genomic window (Planococcus sp. MSAK28401):
CGGCGACCGGCCCCCGGATGCCATGACTAAAGAACGGCGTGATCAAGTGACAGACGGCACGATCGATTGGAACGAAGTGCTCGGAAAAGATGCCAAGTAAAAAACACCCATCGCCAAAAATCGGTGATGGGTGTTCTCTTGCCTATCATTCCACAGGTTTTTGGCAAGCGAGCTGGATGACATGCGACAAGCCATTATGCAACTTGCCTTCATGCCGCTCGACTTCCCCTGTGAAAAAATGGGTAATTTTAAACTCCTGAAAAGCCTCGAGCACTTCTTCTGGACGGTACAGGAATGATTCCTGTTTCGGGCCGCCGGTGCCATAAGCGGATTGGTCGACGGAATATACTTCCATCAGGAAATGGCCGCCCGGTTTCAATGCATGCCGGATGCCATCGAATGTTTTGTGCTGCACGTCTTTTGGATAATGGCCGAATACGCAAATGATGAGGTCCCAGGCTCCTTCTGCCCATTCAGCGTGTGCCAGGTCTACTTGCTCTGTCAAAACCGCCACGTGGCGTTCTTCTACCAGCCGCTCCGTCTTATCCAATCCGCTTCTCGCCAAATCCCAAGCGGTGACATCCATGCCCTGTTCAGCCAGATAGACGGCGTTGCGGCCCTCGCCTTCCGCTATCGCAAGCGCTCGTCCAGACAGCCTGAGCTTATTTTGCATCATTTCGATAAACTGGTTTGGGTCTGTCCCATATACATATTCAGTTGTTTGAAAGCGTTCATGCCATGTAGCCATATAGCACCTCCTGATGCAGTCTTGATTCAATCATAATCGACAAACAAAAAAGATGAAAAGATTGTGCTTTCCGCTATAATGGAAAGCGCCAGGCATAAGATTTTCAATACGGACGGAGGTATCTTTATAATGAATAGACACCGTACTGGACAAAGCCATTGAGCTATGTTCCGATACTGCACCTGACCGTTCCTGCGGTATGGGTTTCTGTACTTTTGGCAGCCGCAGCGGCAAGCCTGCTGATGCGCGCCGCGAATGGGCATAAACCTGGCGAATGGTACTGGAACGCTTTGGCGCTTTACGTCCTGACATGGAAGCTCAGCTACATCGTTTTCCATTTGCCGCATTTTCTTGACATGCCTTTATCCATTCTTTATTTTAACGGCGGATTGTACGGGCATTTGCTCGCCATAGTATCGCTTATCGGCTATTTGGCCTTAGCACAAAGAAAACAGGCTGCCGTGGCGGAACAGGCTGCCACTGCCTGGCTATTGTTTTTTCTGGCATATCAGTCCATCCTGCATTATTTTGACGCCCAGTTTATGCAAGCAGCCCTTCAAACCGCGCTTTTCGCAGCAGCTATCGTGGCCATCCGCATGCTGGGAAAACGGTCAGACGTCCCGAATGGCTTATTGCTTACCGCGTTTTTCACAGTGGAACTGCTCATCCTAAGCGCATTCGGCCCGCTAGTGACTTGGCAAAATGCGACGCTCATTGTTGTTGCCGCATTCACGATCGCCATGTACATACGTTTTGAACAGAAAGGACCGAGCAAATGATAAAAAAAGCCATCATCGGCATATTGCTGGTTGCAGCGATCGCCATCATTGCCATTAATTTCTTTGAAGAAGATGCTCAGCCAATCGACACGAGCGAATCCGCCACTTCCGCAAGCGCACAAGACGCGTCACTTGCCGAAGGCCTCTCACAAGGTCAGTTAGCCCCCGATTTCACATTGACTGACCAAAACGGCGAAACGGTCAAACTATCCGATTACCGCGGCAAAAAAGTCATCTTGAACTTCTGGGCGACCTGGTGTCCCCCATGCCGAGCTGAAATGCCGCATATGCAGGAATTTCACGAAAACAACGCAGACGGCGATGTCGTTATCCTGGCAGTTAACCTGACCGCACAAGATAACGGAGATGAAGCGATTCGCTCGTTTATCGATGAATTCGGTTTGACGTTCTCCATTCCAATGGACGAAACCGGAAGCACCGCCCAAACGTATCAAATCCGTACTGTGCCGACAACCTACATCCTCAACACGAAAGGCGAAATCGCCCAAAAAATTGTCGGCCCGATGGATGAACAGATCATGAAAGACCAGACAGACAGCATCGACTAAGTTTCTCCGTAAGGCTTGCATGAACTTAAGGGTTTAAAGAAAAGCCATTTGCGGAATACAAGTAGCAGGACTTGCAATGAAATGGAGGATTTTTTCATGGAACTTGATTTAGCTAAAGAACAATTGCCATCGACACAATCTAAAGTGAACGACCACACACCTGACCACATCAATCAGCAAATCGAACGGGAAACGGAAGCTTCGGTCAATTACTACAAGCGCCAAGGCGAAAGTGAAATCCGGGCGCGTATTAACGAGTTGGACAACGAATGGGACACTGAACGCCTAATGAAAGTAAATATGGCGTCCGTTGCAGCCCTTTCCACTCTTTTGGCAGTAAAGGGCAACAGAAAATGGGCGCTTCTAGCGGGAGCGTCAAGTGCAGCCATCATTCAGCACGCGCTGCAAGGCTGGACACCGGCGATCGTCATTTTCCGTAAACTAGGCGTCCGCACCG
Coding sequences:
- a CDS encoding DUF2892 domain-containing protein; this encodes MELDLAKEQLPSTQSKVNDHTPDHINQQIERETEASVNYYKRQGESEIRARINELDNEWDTERLMKVNMASVAALSTLLAVKGNRKWALLAGASSAAIIQHALQGWTPAIVIFRKLGVRTVDEINREKKALQNLLNKPE
- a CDS encoding peroxiredoxin family protein, coding for MIKKAIIGILLVAAIAIIAINFFEEDAQPIDTSESATSASAQDASLAEGLSQGQLAPDFTLTDQNGETVKLSDYRGKKVILNFWATWCPPCRAEMPHMQEFHENNADGDVVILAVNLTAQDNGDEAIRSFIDEFGLTFSIPMDETGSTAQTYQIRTVPTTYILNTKGEIAQKIVGPMDEQIMKDQTDSID
- a CDS encoding class I SAM-dependent methyltransferase, encoding MATWHERFQTTEYVYGTDPNQFIEMMQNKLRLSGRALAIAEGEGRNAVYLAEQGMDVTAWDLARSGLDKTERLVEERHVAVLTEQVDLAHAEWAEGAWDLIICVFGHYPKDVQHKTFDGIRHALKPGGHFLMEVYSVDQSAYGTGGPKQESFLYRPEEVLEAFQEFKITHFFTGEVERHEGKLHNGLSHVIQLACQKPVE